A section of the Flavobacterium ardleyense genome encodes:
- the fabV gene encoding enoyl-ACP reductase FabV gives MIIEPRMRGFICTTSHPEGCAQNVINQIEYVKSKGTIEGAKKVLVIGASTGFGLSSRITSAFGSNAATIGVFFEKPPVEGKPASPGWYNSAAFENEAHKAGLYAKSINGDAFSDDIKKQTMNLIKADLGQVDLIIYSLASPVRLHPKTGILHRSVLKPIGEKFSNKTVDFHTGKVSEVSIEPCSEEDIENTIAVMGGEDWAMWIDALKEAGLLAPEVKTVAYSYIGPSVTEAVYRKGTIGRAKDHLEATAFTISDSLKSINGQAFVSVNKALVTQASSAIPVIPLYISLLYKTMKENGTHEGTIEQMVRLFSEKLYNGSKVPVDEKGLIRIDDLEMSEDVQAKVAELWKMAETDNLEKIGDLKGYRKDFYNLFGFDFEGVDYSKDSNEMLQIPSIK, from the coding sequence ATGATTATTGAACCAAGAATGAGAGGTTTTATTTGCACTACATCGCATCCAGAAGGTTGCGCGCAAAATGTAATAAACCAGATAGAGTATGTAAAATCTAAAGGTACTATTGAAGGAGCTAAAAAAGTATTGGTAATTGGTGCCTCTACAGGTTTTGGATTATCTTCAAGAATTACTAGTGCTTTTGGTTCAAATGCTGCAACTATTGGGGTTTTCTTCGAGAAGCCACCAGTAGAAGGAAAGCCTGCTTCTCCAGGTTGGTATAATTCTGCAGCTTTTGAAAATGAGGCGCACAAAGCAGGTTTATATGCCAAGAGTATTAATGGAGATGCATTTTCTGACGATATTAAAAAACAAACTATGAATCTGATTAAAGCTGATTTAGGTCAGGTTGATCTTATTATATATAGTTTGGCATCGCCAGTTCGCTTGCATCCAAAAACGGGAATTTTGCATCGTTCAGTTTTAAAGCCAATCGGGGAAAAATTTTCTAATAAAACCGTAGATTTTCATACCGGAAAAGTTAGCGAAGTAAGCATTGAACCTTGTAGTGAAGAAGATATTGAGAACACTATTGCAGTAATGGGGGGAGAAGATTGGGCAATGTGGATTGATGCTCTAAAAGAGGCAGGTTTACTTGCTCCTGAAGTTAAAACTGTGGCTTATTCGTATATCGGACCTTCTGTAACAGAAGCGGTGTATAGAAAAGGGACAATTGGTAGAGCGAAAGATCACCTTGAAGCTACCGCTTTTACCATTTCGGATTCTCTAAAGTCAATTAATGGTCAAGCCTTTGTCTCTGTAAATAAAGCATTGGTAACTCAAGCAAGTTCTGCAATTCCGGTTATTCCACTATACATTTCGTTGTTGTACAAAACAATGAAGGAAAATGGCACGCACGAAGGTACAATTGAGCAAATGGTTCGCCTATTTTCAGAAAAGCTATACAATGGCTCTAAAGTTCCGGTGGATGAGAAAGGTCTAATTCGCATTGATGATTTAGAAATGAGCGAAGATGTTCAGGCCAAAGTTGCCGAACTGTGGAAGATGGCAGAAACTGATAATCTTGAAAAAATAGGAGATCTTAAAGGATACAGAAAAGATTTTTACAACCTTTTTGGTTTTGATTTTGAAGGTGTTGACTATTCAAAAGATAGCAATGAAATGCTTCAAATCCCTAGCATTAAATAA
- a CDS encoding 5'-nucleotidase: MKFASHSVSKLKKYANNWLQIGLILTFVLTTSCSQQKHFITAISGAQIPISDTIKSDLKIEKYIKPFKDHIDQDLNKVLAHAPTTLDKSGKWQTTVGNLMADATMLYGNRIFKARTSKEIDIVLLNLGGIRSILPKGDVTTRTAFELMPFENKVIVAELPGEAIIEMIDYLISEKKAHPLSGMTFTITKDNRPQDIRIGGQPFDKGKTYNVATSDYLINGGDRMYFFGKSIKNSDIDYKLRAIMIDYFKDHSIIPTLTDIRINQE; the protein is encoded by the coding sequence ATGAAATTCGCATCACATTCAGTGTCAAAACTAAAAAAGTATGCCAATAATTGGTTACAAATTGGTTTAATCTTAACTTTTGTTCTTACAACATCTTGTAGTCAGCAAAAACATTTTATTACAGCAATTTCTGGAGCTCAAATTCCTATTTCTGACACCATAAAATCAGATCTAAAAATTGAAAAATATATAAAACCATTTAAAGATCATATTGATCAAGATCTAAATAAAGTTCTAGCTCATGCTCCTACTACATTAGACAAGTCGGGGAAATGGCAGACAACCGTTGGCAATTTAATGGCGGATGCAACAATGCTATATGGTAACCGTATTTTTAAAGCAAGGACTTCGAAAGAAATTGATATAGTGCTATTAAATTTGGGAGGCATTAGATCAATTCTTCCAAAAGGAGATGTAACTACTAGAACCGCTTTTGAATTAATGCCCTTCGAAAATAAAGTGATAGTCGCAGAATTACCTGGTGAGGCAATTATCGAAATGATTGATTATTTAATTTCAGAAAAAAAAGCGCACCCTTTATCAGGAATGACGTTTACAATAACTAAGGATAATAGACCTCAAGATATCCGTATTGGTGGCCAGCCTTTTGACAAGGGTAAAACTTACAATGTTGCAACTTCTGATTATTTGATAAACGGTGGAGATCGAATGTACTTTTTCGGGAAATCAATAAAAAATAGTGACATCGATTACAAATTACGAGCAATAATGATTGATTATTTTAAGGATCATAGCATTATACCGACTTTAACAGACATTAGAATAAATCAAGAATAA
- a CDS encoding DUF6913 domain-containing protein — MFLDYLKNFVIKKIVNKALSSDVVYDNVGKIRNIGIIADEAFLPQTESLKKSLINRGILENDISIIIRSTSSQIGNCNYLTFSLATVSKVGKFLNPKIQEFIDKDFDLLINYYEQEKLVSLMASALSKATFKVGFASVDKRINNLIINTSPHDFQVFEEELFKYLKILNRI; from the coding sequence ATGTTTCTAGATTATCTCAAGAATTTTGTGATAAAAAAAATAGTCAACAAAGCGCTCTCGAGTGATGTTGTATATGACAATGTAGGCAAAATTCGCAACATCGGCATTATTGCTGACGAGGCTTTTTTGCCGCAGACAGAAAGTTTGAAGAAGAGCTTAATAAATAGAGGAATTTTAGAAAATGATATCTCTATAATTATCCGTTCAACAAGTAGTCAGATCGGCAATTGTAATTATTTAACTTTTAGTTTGGCGACTGTTTCCAAAGTAGGGAAATTTTTGAACCCCAAAATCCAGGAGTTTATAGATAAGGATTTCGACTTGCTCATAAATTATTACGAGCAAGAAAAACTTGTTTCGCTCATGGCTTCGGCACTATCAAAAGCCACCTTTAAAGTGGGGTTTGCTAGTGTGGATAAAAGAATAAATAATCTTATAATAAATACTTCTCCTCATGATTTCCAGGTTTTTGAAGAAGAGTTATTTAAATATTTAAAAATATTAAATCGAATTTAA
- a CDS encoding glycosyltransferase translates to MKYSIIIPVFNRPDEVDELLQSLVQSTFETAFEVIIVEDGSTLTCESVVDKFKIWLDISYYFKANSGPGASRNYGMERAKGNYFIIFDSDCIIPKQYLAEVDAELRGNFCHCFGGPDRALESFSDVQKAINFAMTSFLTTGGIRGGSEKLNKFQPRSFNMGLSKEAFEISKGFGRIHPGEDPDLTMRLWNLGMDTRLFPNAYVYHKRRIDWSKFSMQVSKFGMVRPILNSWFPKYNKLTYFFPTVFILGLYLSLLLVLFGINWVIYLYLFYFLLILLFATAQTKSIKIGMYSVLAVFKQMHGYGLGFLRSYWNIIILKKNPETTFPKLFFN, encoded by the coding sequence CTGAAATATTCTATAATTATTCCTGTTTTTAATAGGCCAGACGAAGTAGATGAATTACTTCAAAGTCTTGTACAAAGTACGTTTGAAACTGCATTTGAAGTTATAATTGTAGAAGATGGCTCTACTTTAACTTGCGAATCAGTTGTGGACAAATTTAAAATTTGGCTGGATATTTCGTATTATTTTAAGGCAAATTCAGGTCCAGGTGCTTCTAGAAATTACGGAATGGAAAGGGCAAAGGGTAATTATTTTATCATTTTTGATTCAGATTGTATTATTCCGAAACAGTACTTAGCAGAAGTTGATGCCGAACTTAGAGGAAATTTTTGTCATTGTTTTGGTGGGCCCGACAGAGCTTTGGAATCTTTTTCTGATGTTCAGAAAGCAATAAATTTTGCAATGACTTCATTCCTTACAACAGGAGGAATTCGTGGCGGCTCTGAGAAACTTAATAAATTCCAACCTAGAAGTTTCAATATGGGATTGTCAAAAGAAGCTTTCGAAATAAGTAAAGGATTCGGAAGAATTCACCCTGGCGAAGATCCAGATCTAACGATGCGGTTGTGGAATTTAGGGATGGACACAAGATTGTTTCCAAATGCTTATGTGTATCATAAACGTAGAATTGATTGGTCAAAATTTTCAATGCAGGTTTCAAAATTTGGGATGGTCAGGCCGATCTTAAACTCGTGGTTTCCAAAATATAATAAACTTACTTATTTCTTCCCGACAGTTTTTATTTTAGGTTTGTACTTATCATTGTTGCTAGTATTGTTTGGAATAAATTGGGTAATATATCTATATCTTTTTTATTTCCTGCTGATTTTACTTTTCGCGACAGCGCAGACCAAGAGTATAAAAATTGGAATGTATTCGGTATTAGCAGTATTTAAGCAAATGCACGGATACGGTTTAGGATTTTTGAGATCCTATTGGAATATTATAATATTAAAGAAAAATCCCGAGACGACTTTTCCGAAACTGTTTTTTAACTAA
- the coaE gene encoding dephospho-CoA kinase (Dephospho-CoA kinase (CoaE) performs the final step in coenzyme A biosynthesis.) — translation MTKIIGLTGGIGSGKSTVARYLESKGISIYIADDEARKLTDTTDVVSAIEKVFGADVIENGLVNRKLLSQIVFNNAKNLEKLNSIIHPVVRNHFVEWLKNHSDEEFIIKEVAILFESGSYKDCDKIITVEVPEEIRIQRVIKRDASSEDDVRARMRNQWTDKMRAEKSDFVVVNIDRDAMKLQVDQILKNLKKLQ, via the coding sequence ATGACAAAGATAATTGGACTTACAGGCGGGATTGGTAGTGGTAAAAGTACAGTGGCTCGCTATCTGGAATCGAAAGGAATATCAATCTATATTGCTGATGATGAAGCTCGAAAACTAACAGATACCACCGATGTTGTAAGCGCAATTGAAAAAGTATTTGGTGCCGATGTAATTGAGAATGGATTGGTTAATCGCAAATTGTTATCACAAATAGTATTCAATAATGCAAAAAATTTAGAAAAATTAAATTCCATAATTCATCCAGTTGTACGAAATCATTTTGTTGAGTGGCTCAAAAACCATTCCGACGAAGAATTTATTATTAAGGAGGTTGCCATTCTTTTTGAAAGTGGATCTTACAAAGATTGCGATAAAATTATTACCGTAGAAGTGCCTGAAGAGATTAGAATACAACGAGTTATCAAAAGGGATGCATCATCGGAAGATGACGTAAGAGCGAGGATGCGCAATCAGTGGACAGATAAGATGAGGGCAGAAAAAAGTGATTTTGTAGTTGTTAATATTGATAGAGACGCAATGAAACTACAAGTAGATCAAATTCTTAAAAATCTAAAGAAATTGCAATAA
- the coaBC gene encoding bifunctional phosphopantothenoylcysteine decarboxylase/phosphopantothenate--cysteine ligase CoaBC translates to MSILRDKNILLGVSAGIAAYKTASLVRLFIKAGAQVQVVMTPASKDFVTPLTLSTLSKNPVFSSFYDEQDENAVWNNHVELALWADIMIIAPATANTLAKMVSGDCDNLLIATYLSAKCPVYIAPAMDLDMYKHPSTIHSLQSLTSFGNLIIPAESGELASGLSGEGRMAEPENIVDFITKDLEGQSPLLNKKFLITAGPTYEAIDPVRFIGNHSSGKMGFEIAEAAARLGAQVVLVSGPTNCKASDTLIKVIPVVSAEEMYMVCHQYFYEADVMIASAAVADYRPKNIADQKIKKQEETLNIELIKNKDILQSLGAIKEKQFLVGFALETENEIANAKAKIKKKNLDLIVLNSLQDAGAGFGVDTNKVTFIDKDGQIETLPLKSKEAVANDLIAKIIDTIL, encoded by the coding sequence ATGTCAATTTTAAGGGATAAAAATATACTTCTTGGAGTGTCAGCGGGCATTGCTGCCTATAAGACAGCCAGTTTAGTTAGACTCTTTATTAAAGCAGGTGCTCAGGTACAAGTTGTAATGACACCTGCTAGTAAAGATTTTGTAACACCCTTAACACTTTCTACTCTATCCAAAAACCCAGTCTTTTCTAGTTTCTATGATGAACAGGACGAAAATGCGGTTTGGAATAATCACGTAGAATTGGCTTTGTGGGCTGATATTATGATTATCGCTCCAGCAACTGCCAATACACTGGCAAAGATGGTATCAGGCGACTGCGATAATTTGCTAATTGCTACATACCTTTCGGCAAAATGTCCTGTTTATATCGCACCAGCAATGGACCTCGATATGTATAAACATCCTTCCACCATTCACAGCTTACAATCATTAACTTCCTTTGGCAATCTTATCATTCCTGCTGAATCAGGTGAACTAGCAAGTGGGCTATCGGGCGAAGGCCGAATGGCTGAGCCTGAGAATATTGTTGACTTTATTACTAAGGATTTGGAAGGACAATCACCGCTTCTGAATAAAAAGTTTTTAATTACAGCTGGTCCAACATACGAAGCTATTGATCCTGTGCGTTTCATAGGAAATCATTCGTCTGGCAAAATGGGTTTTGAAATCGCCGAAGCTGCCGCTAGATTGGGAGCTCAAGTAGTATTGGTTTCAGGTCCTACCAATTGCAAAGCATCCGATACTTTAATTAAAGTTATTCCAGTTGTATCGGCAGAGGAAATGTATATGGTCTGTCATCAATACTTTTATGAAGCAGATGTAATGATTGCTTCGGCAGCTGTTGCAGATTATCGACCTAAAAATATTGCTGACCAGAAGATAAAAAAGCAAGAAGAAACTTTAAATATCGAACTAATTAAAAATAAAGATATTTTGCAATCACTTGGCGCAATTAAGGAAAAGCAATTCTTGGTTGGATTTGCTCTAGAAACCGAAAATGAAATTGCCAATGCAAAAGCAAAAATCAAGAAAAAAAACCTAGATTTGATTGTTTTAAATTCTCTTCAAGATGCAGGTGCTGGTTTTGGAGTGGATACCAATAAAGTTACCTTTATAGATAAGGACGGTCAGATTGAGACTTTGCCACTAAAGTCAAAAGAGGCGGTTGCAAATGATTTGATAGCCAAAATAATAGATACTATATTATGA
- the porD gene encoding type IX secretion system protein PorD — translation MNKYFFIIFSLLFTAAQAQQLNCVVTVNSDKLGNADNQTFKTLETALTEFMNNTDWTGQNILQQERINCSVFINLSSYSSDAFSGTIQIQSARPIFNSTYSSPIFNYNDKDVDFRYVAFENLTFNPNSYDSNLVSLLAFYSYVMIGLDGDSFKLEGGKASLDKALDVAIIAQQGGSKGWSQADGNQNRYFLINDLVSPSYKPFRAALYKYHYEGLDLMNQDLKAAKTAVKESIFTLGQLHQVRPNAFLTRVFFDAKSDEIISIFSGGPSIPVADLIEQLNKVSPLNASKWGQIKL, via the coding sequence ATGAATAAATATTTCTTTATAATTTTCTCGTTATTGTTCACTGCCGCACAAGCGCAGCAACTTAATTGTGTAGTTACTGTCAACTCCGATAAACTTGGAAATGCGGACAATCAAACGTTTAAAACTTTGGAAACTGCGTTGACTGAATTTATGAATAATACAGATTGGACAGGTCAAAATATTCTGCAACAAGAGCGAATTAACTGTTCAGTATTTATTAATCTGAGTTCATATTCTTCTGATGCTTTTTCTGGAACTATCCAAATACAATCGGCAAGACCTATATTTAATTCTACTTATTCTAGTCCAATTTTTAATTACAATGATAAGGATGTGGATTTTAGGTATGTCGCTTTTGAGAACTTGACTTTTAATCCTAATTCTTACGATTCTAATTTAGTATCACTATTAGCTTTCTACAGTTACGTAATGATTGGTCTTGATGGCGATAGTTTTAAATTGGAAGGTGGAAAAGCAAGTCTTGACAAAGCACTTGACGTTGCAATTATCGCTCAACAAGGCGGAAGTAAAGGATGGAGTCAGGCAGATGGAAATCAAAACAGATATTTTTTAATTAATGATTTAGTTTCTCCAAGTTATAAGCCATTTAGAGCGGCACTTTATAAATATCATTATGAAGGTTTAGATTTGATGAATCAAGATTTGAAAGCTGCCAAAACCGCCGTAAAAGAATCAATTTTCACTCTCGGTCAGCTACATCAGGTTAGACCAAATGCATTTTTAACAAGAGTATTTTTTGATGCCAAAAGTGATGAAATAATTTCGATATTTTCTGGTGGACCTTCAATTCCAGTGGCCGATTTGATTGAGCAACTAAATAAGGTGTCTCCCTTAAACGCTAGTAAATGGGGACAGATAAAATTATAA
- a CDS encoding DNA-directed RNA polymerase subunit omega: MDLKKTNAPVNTITYNKTVIEEPTGNVYEAITIIAKRANQINSEIKKELTEKLEEFATYNDSLEEIFENKEQIEVSKFYEKLPKPHALAVQEWLEGRIYHRDSTNE, translated from the coding sequence ATGGATTTAAAGAAGACGAATGCACCTGTAAATACAATTACATACAATAAAACTGTAATTGAGGAGCCAACAGGTAATGTATATGAGGCGATAACAATTATTGCAAAAAGAGCAAATCAAATTAACTCTGAAATAAAAAAAGAATTAACTGAGAAATTGGAGGAGTTTGCGACTTATAATGATAGTCTTGAAGAAATTTTTGAAAATAAAGAACAAATTGAAGTTTCAAAGTTTTACGAAAAGTTGCCTAAACCACACGCTTTAGCAGTACAAGAATGGCTTGAAGGTAGAATCTACCACCGCGATTCTACTAATGAATAA
- a CDS encoding outer membrane protein assembly factor BamD, whose translation MTKLLTFIIVIVLFSSCGQYQKVLKANEIRPKYDMAKKMYEEKKYSKAIRLFEQLAPAYRGKPEAAEMYMMYAQSFYKTKQYFAAGYQFDNFASSYPRNEMAAEASFMAAKSYSKLSPVYSLDQIDTEKAIDKFQNFIDRYPTSEFIEEANVNVKSLREKVEKKVFEVAKGYHKIMDYKAAIVALDNFVADYPGTPYKEEALFYKFDSAYLLAMNSVDSKKEERLNSAKVAYKSLVKYKEDTIYKEDVAKMLTKIDSELKQFSK comes from the coding sequence ATGACAAAACTTCTAACTTTCATAATTGTAATAGTACTTTTCAGCTCTTGTGGGCAGTATCAAAAAGTTCTAAAGGCAAACGAAATCAGGCCAAAGTATGATATGGCCAAAAAAATGTATGAAGAGAAAAAATATTCAAAAGCAATTAGGCTTTTTGAACAGTTAGCTCCTGCATATAGAGGAAAGCCAGAAGCAGCCGAAATGTATATGATGTATGCTCAGTCATTTTATAAAACAAAGCAATATTTTGCTGCGGGCTATCAATTTGATAATTTTGCTTCTTCATATCCAAGGAATGAAATGGCCGCAGAAGCATCTTTTATGGCTGCCAAATCATATTCTAAGTTATCGCCAGTTTACTCATTAGATCAAATTGACACTGAAAAAGCAATTGATAAATTTCAAAATTTTATTGATAGATATCCTACTTCAGAATTCATAGAGGAAGCTAATGTGAATGTAAAGTCGTTGCGTGAGAAGGTCGAAAAAAAGGTTTTTGAAGTCGCAAAAGGCTACCACAAGATTATGGATTACAAAGCTGCTATTGTAGCTCTTGATAATTTCGTTGCAGATTATCCGGGAACGCCATACAAAGAAGAAGCTTTATTTTACAAATTTGATTCGGCCTATTTATTGGCGATGAATAGTGTGGATTCTAAGAAAGAAGAACGACTTAATTCTGCTAAAGTGGCCTACAAGTCATTAGTAAAATATAAGGAAGATACAATATATAAGGAAGACGTGGCAAAGATGCTGACAAAAATAGATTCGGAGTTAAAACAATTTTCAAAATAA
- the dapA gene encoding 4-hydroxy-tetrahydrodipicolinate synthase, with the protein MHKLIGTGVALITPFKNDFSIDTDALSRIVRYQIDNGVDYLVVLGTTAETATLNSEERNLVINTIVTANAGKLPLVLGVGGNNTAAVVEELKTRDLSSFAAILSVSPYYSKPTQEGIYQHFKAIALESPLPIILYNVPGRTASNMLPSTVVRLAQDFKNIVAIKEASGDIVQAMKIIESKPDDFLVISGDDMITLPMVLAGGAGVISVIGEGFPKLFSKMVRLGLEKKVEEAYKLHYKISPCIDFIFEQGNPAGIKEVFMTLGLCENVVRLPLVSVDAGLSNKIQKFVQEIEK; encoded by the coding sequence ATGCATAAATTAATTGGGACAGGTGTGGCATTGATAACACCTTTTAAAAATGACTTTTCTATAGATACTGATGCACTTTCTAGAATAGTACGCTATCAGATTGATAATGGTGTTGATTATCTTGTGGTTTTAGGTACAACTGCAGAAACTGCAACCCTTAATTCTGAGGAGCGTAATCTGGTTATAAATACTATTGTTACTGCAAATGCAGGAAAGTTACCTCTAGTTTTAGGAGTAGGTGGCAATAACACAGCGGCGGTCGTGGAAGAGCTTAAAACTAGGGATCTGTCGTCATTTGCTGCTATTCTTTCTGTTTCACCGTATTACAGCAAACCAACCCAAGAAGGTATTTACCAACATTTTAAAGCTATTGCTCTTGAATCGCCTTTACCTATAATTCTGTACAATGTTCCAGGTCGAACAGCAAGTAATATGCTTCCCTCAACCGTAGTAAGATTAGCACAAGACTTTAAAAATATTGTTGCTATAAAAGAAGCATCGGGAGATATTGTACAAGCGATGAAAATAATCGAATCAAAACCAGACGATTTTTTGGTAATTTCTGGGGATGATATGATAACTTTACCAATGGTATTAGCGGGAGGTGCCGGCGTTATTTCTGTAATAGGCGAAGGCTTTCCAAAATTGTTTTCGAAAATGGTTCGCTTAGGTTTGGAAAAAAAGGTTGAAGAAGCTTATAAATTACATTACAAAATCTCACCGTGCATTGACTTTATTTTCGAGCAAGGAAATCCTGCGGGTATCAAAGAAGTGTTTATGACATTGGGTTTGTGTGAGAATGTAGTAAGACTTCCATTAGTATCTGTGGATGCGGGCCTGTCAAATAAAATTCAAAAATTTGTTCAAGAAATTGAAAAATAG
- the recN gene encoding DNA repair protein RecN: MISSLSIENFALIDKMSVNFFDGFSTMTGETGAGKSILLGALGLVLGRRADLSVLKNKEKKCIIEAGFNLKGYNLQDFFTYNDLDYEESTTIRREILPSGKSRAFVNDCLINLNELQQLGSFLVDIHSQNETRELSEEDFQFRIIDAIADNNLKLQSFSKNLKVYKTAKKKHLELRDSLAAALKEQDYNTFLFDELYSAQLKSGQQETLEIDLEKLSNVEFISEVLKKAENLFGDEHVGILNNLKDIRGSFQKISGFGSDYKQIFDRIDSSLIELDDVFTEIEQLQEGLSSDPEELESTNQKLQVIYNLQKKHQVSTVDELLVIQEELDQKVVSVSDLETTIAKLDIEISASEKELDELAQQIHIARIDALPKLTDKLKSILELLGMPHVRFNIELFPLDKYVSNGKEELKFLFSANKGTDFGLLRKVASGGELSRIMLAVKAILAQYSNLPTIIFDEIDTGVSGEIANKMGLIMQEMSLHMQVLSITHLPQIAAKGKHHYKVYKETENDSTSSNLILLSKEQRIAEIATMLSGADITASALKHAKELLN, encoded by the coding sequence ATGATAAGTTCGTTATCGATTGAAAACTTTGCATTGATCGACAAAATGTCGGTCAATTTTTTTGATGGTTTTTCAACAATGACCGGAGAAACGGGTGCGGGTAAATCTATTTTACTAGGAGCCTTAGGACTTGTCTTGGGCAGAAGAGCAGATCTTTCTGTTTTAAAAAATAAAGAAAAAAAATGCATTATCGAAGCAGGCTTTAATTTAAAAGGCTATAATCTACAAGATTTCTTTACTTATAATGATTTGGATTACGAGGAAAGCACAACAATACGTCGAGAAATTTTACCTTCAGGAAAGTCTCGTGCATTTGTAAATGATTGTCTTATTAATTTAAATGAACTGCAGCAGCTTGGATCGTTTCTCGTTGATATTCATTCGCAGAACGAAACTAGGGAACTTTCAGAAGAGGATTTTCAATTTAGAATTATTGATGCGATTGCAGATAATAATTTAAAATTGCAATCATTTTCAAAAAATCTAAAAGTCTACAAAACAGCTAAAAAGAAGCATCTCGAATTAAGAGACTCTTTGGCTGCAGCCTTAAAGGAACAAGATTATAACACCTTTTTATTTGACGAACTTTATTCTGCTCAATTAAAATCAGGACAGCAAGAAACTTTGGAAATTGACCTTGAAAAATTAAGCAATGTCGAATTTATCAGCGAAGTTCTTAAAAAAGCGGAAAATTTATTTGGAGATGAGCACGTTGGAATTTTAAATAATTTAAAAGATATCCGAGGTTCTTTTCAGAAAATTTCAGGTTTTGGCTCTGATTACAAACAAATCTTCGACAGAATCGACAGCAGTTTGATTGAATTAGATGATGTTTTTACTGAAATAGAGCAGCTTCAAGAGGGTTTATCTTCTGATCCGGAAGAACTTGAAAGTACAAATCAAAAATTACAAGTAATTTATAATTTACAGAAGAAACATCAAGTTTCTACCGTAGATGAATTGTTGGTAATTCAGGAAGAATTGGACCAAAAAGTAGTTTCTGTTTCAGATCTAGAAACTACGATCGCTAAGTTAGATATTGAAATTAGTGCTAGCGAGAAAGAGTTGGACGAATTAGCTCAACAAATTCACATCGCAAGAATTGACGCTCTTCCAAAGCTAACCGATAAGCTTAAATCAATATTAGAATTATTAGGAATGCCTCATGTGCGTTTCAATATTGAGCTATTTCCACTTGACAAGTATGTAAGTAATGGAAAAGAAGAATTAAAATTTTTATTTTCTGCCAATAAAGGAACTGATTTTGGCTTGCTGCGTAAGGTGGCGTCTGGGGGAGAATTATCTAGGATTATGTTGGCTGTTAAAGCCATTTTGGCACAATATTCCAATTTGCCAACTATTATTTTTGATGAGATTGATACGGGTGTCTCTGGTGAAATTGCCAATAAGATGGGATTAATTATGCAAGAAATGAGCTTGCATATGCAAGTTCTCTCTATTACCCACTTGCCGCAAATAGCGGCCAAAGGAAAGCATCATTACAAAGTATATAAGGAAACTGAAAATGATAGTACAAGTTCAAATTTGATTTTGCTGTCAAAAGAGCAGCGAATTGCCGAGATTGCGACTATGCTTTCTGGAGCAGATATCACAGCGTCGGCTTTAAAGCATGCAAAAGAATTGTTGAATTAG